In Leptospirillum ferriphilum, the following proteins share a genomic window:
- a CDS encoding DnaJ domain-containing protein, translating to MNEDYYSILGVSKSASEDEIKKAYRKLARKFHPDLNPGNKTSEQKFKEINQAYEILSDPEKRKEYDLERESPGSFRGKTGSDTRSHKGGFGDFDGGDASFFWDIFGGGQRETRRSLTTVRLTLSLVEVARGAKKTITLQGESGKVESVTIQVPPGAEEGMGFEVEAPSLGKNRSLYVVIEHILPDSRFERRGSDIYSDVRLSVPELYFGASVQIPTLDGETRLRIPPGSQGGQTLRLKEKGIHSSFDGNRGHHYVRLIALLPEKRSENLDALMHQLESYYRISK from the coding sequence ATGAACGAAGATTACTATTCCATTCTGGGGGTTTCAAAAAGCGCGAGCGAAGATGAAATTAAAAAAGCATACCGGAAGCTTGCGCGGAAATTTCACCCGGATTTGAATCCTGGAAACAAGACGTCTGAACAGAAATTCAAGGAAATTAACCAGGCATATGAGATTTTGTCGGACCCGGAAAAAAGAAAGGAATACGATCTCGAAAGAGAAAGTCCCGGTTCTTTCCGTGGAAAAACCGGATCGGATACACGCAGCCACAAGGGTGGCTTTGGGGATTTTGATGGAGGAGATGCCTCTTTTTTCTGGGATATTTTTGGTGGAGGGCAGCGAGAGACAAGACGGTCTTTGACAACGGTCCGACTGACCCTTTCATTGGTCGAAGTTGCCAGAGGGGCAAAAAAGACGATCACTCTTCAGGGAGAATCCGGTAAGGTCGAATCTGTGACGATCCAGGTACCGCCTGGTGCGGAAGAAGGGATGGGGTTCGAGGTGGAGGCTCCGTCCTTGGGGAAGAACCGGAGCCTCTATGTTGTCATCGAACACATACTGCCTGATTCCCGATTTGAGCGGCGAGGTTCTGATATTTATTCGGACGTGCGGTTGTCCGTGCCAGAACTCTATTTCGGAGCGTCTGTCCAAATACCGACTTTGGACGGAGAGACTCGCCTGAGGATTCCTCCCGGATCTCAAGGGGGACAAACTCTTCGACTGAAAGAAAAAGGCATACATTCCTCTTTCGATGGCAACCGGGGTCATCATTATGTTCGCCTGATTGCATTGCTGCCAGAAAAAAGGTCAGAAAATCTCGATGCTCTCATGCATCAGCTGGAGTCGTATTACCGAATTTCGAAGTAA
- a CDS encoding O-methyltransferase has translation MEKDPKTTSALNPQEQYLMDLIPDKDPLIREIAFLTNHHGRPFLGPQGGMLLAILAMMKKALRVYEWTGAYGYSTLWLTKVLPQESQYLIGTIADENLRLISNYLKRAGLQSRTRIEIADGPTHIAKTEGTFDLIVLDLQQERSKLSSWLDILPSKLSPGGIVFSLGNLPAGVGTSQSKNLTVSAIEMYNHRMFNDPRFISSLLPLSEGILISWRTDREP, from the coding sequence ATGGAAAAAGATCCCAAGACGACCAGTGCCCTTAATCCACAAGAACAGTACCTCATGGACCTGATCCCAGACAAAGATCCCCTCATTCGCGAAATCGCCTTTTTGACCAATCATCATGGACGCCCTTTTCTTGGACCTCAGGGAGGCATGCTTCTTGCCATTCTTGCGATGATGAAAAAAGCTCTCCGGGTCTATGAATGGACTGGAGCATATGGCTATTCGACCTTGTGGCTGACAAAAGTTCTTCCCCAGGAAAGCCAGTACCTGATCGGAACAATTGCCGATGAAAATCTGCGTCTCATTTCAAACTATCTGAAGAGAGCCGGCCTTCAGTCCAGAACCCGGATCGAGATTGCGGATGGTCCGACACATATCGCAAAAACCGAGGGAACGTTCGACCTGATTGTTCTCGATCTCCAGCAGGAACGTTCAAAACTTTCGAGCTGGCTTGACATTCTTCCCAGCAAGCTGTCTCCTGGAGGAATTGTTTTTTCCCTCGGAAACCTGCCGGCTGGTGTCGGCACCTCCCAGTCCAAAAACCTGACAGTGTCTGCCATTGAGATGTACAATCACAGAATGTTCAATGATCCGCGTTTTATATCGTCGTTGCTTCCATTGTCAGAAGGCATCCTGATATCCTGGCGCACAGACAGGGAGCCCTGA
- the clpB gene encoding ATP-dependent chaperone ClpB, which produces MNIEKMTIKSQEALQLAVDLARRKGNTQVEPFHLLSALISQTDGVVFPVLQKLGVDRGQIQKKVDEQLALLPSVSGAGAQSGPYLSKRLSDLLDKAEGEAKSFKDDYVSTEHLLLSFSDFGGPEEKLFRSLGLDREKILRALTDVRGNQRVTDQNPEDKYQALAKFGRDLTEMARSNKLDPVIGRDEEIRRVIQVLSRRTKNNPVLIGDPGVGKTAIVEGLAQRIVSGDVPEGLKDKTVFQLDLGALIAGAKYRGDFEERLKAVLKEVTGSEGKIILFIDELHTIVRAGATEGGAMDASNLLKPALARGELRAIGATTLDEYRENIEKDAALERRFQPVFVGEPSIEDTIAILRGLKEKYEIHHGVRIRDSAIIAAATLSHRYITGRFLPDKAIDLIDEAASQLRVAIDSLPKELDEIDRRIRQLEIEKMALSREEEPEAISKRQDVENELESLKDRFSSLKVQWDKEKKKIQEIQALKVRIEEARQNAEVAIREGHYDRASEIQYSQIPDLQKKLAAAQTELEGESRGNRLLKEEVGEDDIAEVISRWTGIPVSRMLEGEVQKLLHMEERLAERVVGQEEALQAVSNAIRRARAGIQDPNRPLGSFFFLGPTGVGKTELAKSLAVFLFDSDQAMTRIDMSEYMEKHSVARLIGAPPGYVGYEEGGQLTEAVRRRPFTVILLDEIEKAHPDVFNILLQVLDDGRLTDGQGRVVSFRNTVVIMTSNVGSDIIRERAGLNEEETKKMVQEVLARTFRPEFLNRIDDIIVFHPLTRHEIARIVEIQLREVNQRLKDQGVDVEMTQAAEDELTHVGYDPVFGARPLRRAIQNYILNPLAQKILAGKFEKGHKILIDWNGSEFVFKGEESS; this is translated from the coding sequence ATGAATATTGAAAAAATGACAATCAAATCCCAGGAAGCCCTTCAATTGGCAGTTGATTTGGCAAGGCGTAAAGGAAATACACAGGTCGAACCCTTTCATTTGTTGTCCGCCCTGATTTCCCAAACGGATGGAGTAGTCTTTCCCGTTCTTCAGAAACTGGGGGTTGATCGGGGCCAAATTCAAAAAAAGGTGGATGAACAGCTGGCACTTTTGCCATCCGTGAGTGGTGCGGGAGCCCAGTCCGGCCCCTACTTGTCGAAACGTCTTTCTGACCTTCTGGACAAGGCGGAAGGAGAGGCAAAATCCTTCAAGGACGATTATGTCAGTACTGAACACCTCCTTCTTTCTTTTTCTGATTTCGGGGGACCAGAAGAAAAGCTTTTTCGCTCCCTGGGTCTCGACAGGGAAAAAATTCTGAGGGCCTTGACGGATGTTCGTGGAAACCAGAGAGTGACTGATCAAAATCCGGAAGATAAATACCAGGCTCTTGCCAAGTTCGGACGAGATCTGACGGAAATGGCCCGCTCCAACAAACTTGACCCGGTTATCGGGCGCGACGAGGAAATTCGTCGCGTGATCCAGGTTCTTTCCAGGAGGACAAAAAATAATCCTGTCCTGATTGGAGATCCGGGTGTCGGGAAAACAGCGATTGTGGAGGGCCTTGCGCAACGAATCGTTTCGGGAGATGTTCCGGAAGGATTGAAGGATAAAACCGTCTTTCAGCTGGACCTGGGAGCCCTGATTGCTGGAGCGAAATACCGGGGGGATTTTGAAGAAAGACTGAAGGCAGTCCTGAAGGAAGTGACCGGTTCGGAGGGAAAGATTATTCTTTTTATCGACGAACTGCATACCATCGTGCGTGCCGGGGCGACCGAAGGAGGTGCCATGGACGCATCAAATCTCCTAAAGCCGGCGCTTGCCCGCGGGGAACTTCGTGCGATTGGAGCGACGACTCTTGATGAATACCGGGAAAATATCGAGAAAGATGCTGCGCTGGAGAGAAGGTTTCAGCCAGTTTTTGTGGGGGAGCCTTCCATTGAGGATACGATTGCAATCCTTCGGGGGTTGAAAGAGAAGTATGAAATTCATCATGGTGTGCGAATCAGGGATTCAGCAATCATTGCTGCAGCAACACTCTCCCATCGCTATATCACCGGACGGTTTCTCCCGGACAAGGCGATTGACCTGATTGACGAAGCCGCGAGTCAGCTTCGGGTTGCCATTGATAGTCTTCCCAAGGAACTTGATGAGATTGATAGAAGAATTCGTCAGCTGGAAATTGAAAAAATGGCTCTTTCGCGCGAAGAAGAGCCGGAAGCCATCAGCAAAAGACAGGATGTTGAAAATGAGCTGGAGTCCCTGAAGGACCGTTTTTCCTCGTTAAAGGTTCAATGGGATAAAGAAAAAAAGAAGATCCAGGAGATTCAGGCTCTCAAGGTTCGTATCGAAGAGGCCCGTCAGAATGCAGAAGTTGCCATCCGGGAAGGGCATTATGATCGTGCGTCGGAAATCCAATACAGCCAGATCCCTGATCTGCAAAAAAAACTTGCGGCCGCCCAAACGGAACTGGAAGGAGAAAGTCGTGGAAACCGTCTCCTGAAAGAGGAGGTTGGTGAAGATGACATTGCCGAAGTGATATCCCGGTGGACAGGAATCCCTGTTTCCCGGATGCTGGAAGGGGAAGTGCAGAAACTTCTCCATATGGAAGAGCGTCTTGCAGAAAGGGTTGTGGGACAGGAAGAAGCTCTTCAGGCCGTTTCGAACGCGATTCGAAGAGCCCGGGCAGGGATTCAGGACCCGAATCGACCTCTGGGGTCCTTCTTTTTCCTTGGCCCCACCGGAGTCGGCAAAACAGAACTGGCAAAAAGCCTTGCCGTCTTTTTATTTGACAGCGATCAGGCGATGACCCGAATAGACATGTCTGAATACATGGAAAAGCACTCTGTCGCCCGACTGATAGGAGCCCCTCCGGGATATGTCGGATATGAAGAAGGCGGCCAACTGACGGAAGCGGTTAGGAGACGACCTTTTACAGTCATTCTTCTGGACGAAATCGAGAAAGCTCATCCGGATGTTTTTAACATTCTTCTTCAGGTTCTTGACGATGGTCGGTTGACAGACGGCCAGGGAAGGGTCGTCAGCTTCCGGAACACAGTTGTGATCATGACGTCAAACGTGGGTTCGGATATTATCCGCGAAAGAGCTGGTCTGAACGAAGAGGAAACAAAAAAAATGGTTCAGGAAGTCCTGGCCAGAACGTTTCGTCCGGAATTTCTGAACCGCATCGACGATATTATTGTTTTCCATCCGTTGACCCGGCATGAAATAGCCCGGATTGTCGAGATCCAGTTACGGGAGGTCAACCAGCGACTGAAAGATCAGGGCGTTGATGTAGAAATGACACAGGCCGCGGAAGATGAGCTGACGCATGTTGGATATGATCCTGTTTTTGGGGCCAGACCGCTTCGTCGGGCGATTCAGAACTACATCCTGAACCCGCTTGCACAAAAAATACTGGCAGGAAAGTTCGAAAAAGGACACAAAATCCTGATCGACTGGAATGGAAGCGAGTTTGTCTTCAAGGGAGAGGAATCGTCATGA
- a CDS encoding M24 family metallopeptidase, which produces MGEQAANEVRLIIASGEASPDLYYKTRFLTPDPYIYIEIQSEKIILVNDLEIDRARKESTADRVLPTRDWEKKLSSAGKALSSVNIVSAFLEEEKIKNILVPFDFPLGYADGLRKNGFNISASTGPFFPERAFKSPEEAKMIRSVQIGVEEALGEIVRILKESTIREGFIHYGGRVLTSEAVKSILKKEMIGKSLLGEHTIVAGGEQACDPHMEGEGPLPAHLPIVFDIFPHHESTRYFADMTRTLFKGPVKNVHRELYEAVLEAQKKAISLAKPEEESRKLHQAVVDTFLALGYQTGEKNGRMEGFFHGTGHGVGLEIHEAPRVGKTGELLKPGHVITVEPGLYYPGIGGVRIEDMLYITNTGFENLTTFPKDWGTVAIP; this is translated from the coding sequence ATGGGTGAACAGGCCGCAAACGAAGTACGCCTGATCATTGCCTCCGGTGAAGCAAGTCCGGATCTCTATTACAAGACTCGATTTCTGACTCCGGATCCCTATATTTACATTGAGATCCAATCCGAAAAAATTATCCTCGTCAACGACCTCGAAATCGACCGTGCCAGGAAAGAGTCCACGGCTGACCGGGTCCTTCCGACCAGAGACTGGGAGAAAAAGCTTTCCTCCGCCGGAAAAGCCTTGTCCTCTGTCAATATCGTATCGGCCTTCCTGGAAGAAGAAAAAATCAAAAATATTCTGGTTCCCTTTGATTTCCCTCTTGGTTATGCGGATGGTCTTCGGAAAAACGGGTTCAACATCTCGGCGAGCACGGGACCTTTTTTTCCTGAAAGAGCCTTCAAGTCACCCGAAGAAGCAAAAATGATCCGCTCTGTTCAAATTGGAGTTGAGGAAGCTCTTGGAGAAATCGTCCGAATTTTGAAAGAGTCCACCATTCGGGAAGGGTTCATCCATTATGGAGGAAGGGTCCTGACCTCAGAAGCGGTCAAATCCATCCTGAAAAAAGAAATGATTGGCAAAAGTCTTCTGGGGGAACACACGATCGTTGCCGGAGGGGAACAGGCCTGCGATCCCCACATGGAAGGGGAAGGCCCTCTTCCGGCCCATCTGCCGATCGTCTTTGACATTTTTCCCCATCACGAATCAACCCGCTATTTTGCGGACATGACGCGAACGCTTTTTAAAGGACCGGTCAAGAATGTGCATCGGGAACTCTATGAAGCCGTCCTTGAAGCTCAAAAAAAAGCGATCTCTCTCGCAAAGCCTGAAGAAGAGTCCCGAAAACTCCATCAGGCCGTTGTGGATACATTTCTTGCTCTCGGATATCAGACGGGGGAAAAAAATGGGCGCATGGAGGGATTCTTTCACGGAACAGGCCATGGTGTGGGTCTGGAAATCCATGAAGCACCACGTGTTGGAAAAACAGGAGAACTGCTGAAACCCGGTCATGTCATTACCGTCGAACCAGGTCTTTATTATCCGGGAATCGGGGGTGTTCGTATCGAAGACATGCTCTACATCACAAACACCGGTTTCGAAAATCTGACAACCTTCCCCAAAGACTGGGGAACTGTCGCCATTCCCTGA
- a CDS encoding Rieske (2Fe-2S) protein produces MKRMPLELSVPIPEKGGVSVEVGSRAVAVFKVDGKIRAIDNTCPHRGGPLAEGPLDGSVVRCPLHMWAFDVTTGISSNRPGVQVGCYEVVEEGGRHFISLPD; encoded by the coding sequence ATGAAAAGAATGCCCCTTGAACTTTCTGTTCCCATTCCGGAAAAGGGTGGAGTCTCCGTTGAAGTGGGGTCCCGGGCGGTCGCGGTTTTTAAGGTCGACGGAAAGATTCGGGCGATTGACAACACCTGCCCTCATCGAGGGGGTCCTTTGGCAGAAGGTCCTCTGGATGGGTCGGTTGTTCGATGTCCCCTGCATATGTGGGCTTTTGATGTAACGACCGGGATCAGCTCCAACCGGCCGGGTGTCCAGGTCGGTTGTTATGAAGTTGTCGAAGAAGGTGGTCGTCACTTTATTTCTCTGCCGGACTGA
- a CDS encoding efflux RND transporter permease subunit — protein MTDISDLQKEKRISVFFNRLQGWKFFSLLLTCVLAFLAGIHALRMPTAIYPSIDFPRVSVIVLSPNIPFHDMESRITRPVGMALRSVRGVQEVRSRTMQGSAEFFLKFSWNAPMRMALPRIGQAIDRVRSDLPVGTQIRALRMYPSDTPVLGIAFCGPPEKMMQMTEITRYRIIPFLSNLPGVWKAEMMGGRTKEVHVEVDPYKLSGVHRTMKDVMDALAFENRIGVVGRSTGFHRLKTIQVNDVFSRPEDIRSLFIPGSIPVPLREVATIQEGIRPSDLWVRVSANASSAILLQVFRAHGGNAITIRQEILKNWKNLQHLLPPGISVRIYYDQGGLAESAVKHVVFSLLTGLAVSLGVVFLFLRRSRPMLIMAGLMPPLFLISLGILDYWGASINLMTLGGMAAALGLVIDDFIVVVEGGRFRERLMRLLPAFILSGLLTIVAIFPLFGIGGLVGAFFKPLAEAFVTLLVVSLLVNTFVTPFYLNPPDRPPDSSQIQSRGLFFRVNTHSVLFILVLLSFLMVFSLRYLSTNFMPRMDEGSFVLNFHAPPGMSLDDTDRIVHRMEKKILSSPTVVAESRRLGAEMGFFITEPNKGDIVVRLSPDRKETIFSVMDQLRSWIHQHEPEMDIDFSQVLEDALGDLIGVQAPIVIQVHGQNRNVLLDWAPRIQEKLSRIPGIVDPHLSVRPMLSALDIQVDRKRAALFGLTPDSVIRDLRTDFLGSRATTIIESGIPENVRVLYPPSYTPDQASLGRIPLVLPSGILPLSQVAVVHQPSPDFEEEDLNLSPVLTIEGRLRGRNLGKTIQEIRTSLASLPLPTSVWLTYSGAWSEEQKSFRDLSVALSGGFLLVLTLLVGVFRSWKSPLAIFLAICFSLLCALFALTLTKHSLNISSFVGLILVVGITAENAFLVAWKFKETRGRLRERLEASLNDRFIPLVMTHLATFGALLPLAVGQGAGLDMERSLAVAVLGGLAGSFLSSTFLIPSLLNVFEREGHVPEREEMS, from the coding sequence ATGACCGATATTTCGGATCTCCAGAAGGAAAAAAGAATTTCTGTTTTTTTTAACCGGCTGCAGGGATGGAAATTCTTTTCCCTGCTTCTTACATGCGTCCTGGCTTTCCTGGCCGGTATCCACGCATTGAGAATGCCGACGGCCATTTATCCGTCGATTGATTTCCCCAGAGTCTCTGTCATCGTCCTTTCTCCAAATATACCGTTTCATGATATGGAAAGCCGGATCACACGACCTGTCGGAATGGCGCTCCGCAGTGTTCGTGGAGTGCAAGAAGTCCGATCCCGGACAATGCAGGGATCTGCGGAATTTTTTCTGAAGTTCTCCTGGAATGCCCCGATGCGAATGGCCTTGCCACGTATCGGCCAGGCAATAGACAGGGTTCGTTCTGATCTTCCGGTTGGAACACAGATCCGTGCTTTGCGAATGTATCCTTCCGATACTCCTGTTTTGGGAATTGCTTTCTGCGGACCTCCTGAAAAAATGATGCAGATGACGGAAATCACACGTTATCGGATTATTCCTTTTCTCTCCAACTTGCCGGGGGTCTGGAAGGCGGAAATGATGGGAGGGAGGACGAAAGAAGTTCATGTTGAGGTGGATCCCTATAAACTTTCGGGTGTTCATCGCACAATGAAAGATGTCATGGATGCCCTCGCTTTCGAAAACAGGATTGGTGTTGTCGGGAGAAGTACAGGGTTTCATCGACTGAAAACGATCCAGGTCAATGATGTTTTTTCCCGCCCGGAAGACATTCGCTCTTTATTCATCCCGGGAAGTATTCCGGTCCCATTGCGCGAGGTTGCGACAATTCAGGAAGGTATCCGACCGTCGGATCTCTGGGTCAGGGTATCGGCAAACGCTTCGTCTGCAATATTGTTGCAAGTTTTTCGCGCACATGGCGGAAATGCCATCACGATTCGGCAGGAGATTTTGAAAAACTGGAAAAACCTTCAGCATCTTCTTCCTCCGGGGATCTCTGTTCGTATCTACTATGATCAGGGTGGACTTGCCGAATCGGCTGTCAAGCATGTTGTTTTTTCCCTCCTCACCGGATTGGCCGTTTCTCTGGGTGTTGTTTTCCTGTTCCTGCGACGGTCTAGGCCAATGCTGATTATGGCTGGACTGATGCCGCCACTTTTTCTCATCTCTCTGGGAATTCTGGATTATTGGGGAGCGTCGATTAACCTGATGACTCTGGGGGGAATGGCAGCCGCTCTGGGGTTGGTGATTGATGATTTTATTGTTGTGGTGGAGGGGGGCAGATTTCGGGAACGTCTCATGAGGCTTTTGCCCGCTTTCATTCTCTCGGGTCTCCTCACAATCGTTGCCATTTTTCCCCTTTTCGGAATTGGCGGTTTGGTTGGAGCCTTTTTTAAGCCCCTTGCAGAAGCCTTTGTGACTCTTCTCGTGGTTTCCCTTCTTGTCAATACTTTCGTGACCCCTTTTTACCTGAATCCTCCGGACCGGCCTCCTGACTCTTCTCAGATCCAATCGAGGGGATTGTTTTTTCGAGTGAATACCCATTCTGTTCTTTTCATACTGGTACTGCTCTCTTTTCTTATGGTGTTTTCCCTTCGGTATCTCTCGACAAATTTTATGCCCCGGATGGACGAAGGATCTTTTGTCCTGAATTTTCATGCCCCACCGGGGATGTCGCTTGATGATACGGATCGGATCGTCCACCGTATGGAGAAAAAAATCCTTTCCAGTCCGACGGTTGTGGCCGAATCCAGAAGACTCGGAGCCGAAATGGGATTTTTTATTACGGAGCCGAACAAGGGAGATATTGTTGTTCGACTCTCTCCGGACAGGAAGGAAACCATCTTTTCTGTCATGGATCAACTTCGGAGCTGGATCCACCAACATGAACCCGAAATGGACATCGACTTCTCCCAGGTGCTGGAAGATGCCCTCGGAGACTTGATCGGAGTTCAGGCACCGATTGTCATTCAAGTTCATGGACAGAACCGAAACGTTCTCCTGGACTGGGCGCCAAGGATTCAGGAAAAGCTCTCCCGGATTCCGGGAATCGTTGACCCCCATCTCTCTGTCCGGCCGATGCTTTCAGCTCTGGATATTCAGGTTGACCGGAAAAGGGCCGCACTTTTTGGTCTGACTCCCGATTCGGTGATTCGGGATCTTCGCACCGATTTTCTCGGGTCCAGGGCGACGACAATCATCGAAAGCGGTATTCCGGAAAATGTGCGGGTTCTCTATCCGCCATCATACACACCTGATCAGGCCAGTCTTGGACGGATTCCACTCGTTCTTCCCTCTGGAATACTTCCTTTGTCCCAGGTTGCGGTTGTTCACCAGCCATCGCCGGATTTTGAGGAGGAGGATCTGAATCTGTCGCCAGTTCTGACGATTGAGGGACGATTGCGGGGAAGGAATCTGGGAAAGACGATACAGGAAATTCGGACATCTCTTGCAAGCCTTCCCTTGCCGACGTCTGTCTGGTTGACGTATTCCGGGGCCTGGTCGGAAGAGCAAAAAAGTTTTCGGGACTTGTCTGTCGCCCTTTCCGGGGGATTTCTCCTGGTGTTGACATTGCTTGTAGGAGTTTTTCGAAGCTGGAAATCTCCACTCGCCATTTTCCTCGCGATCTGTTTTTCCTTGTTATGTGCGCTTTTTGCGCTGACTCTGACGAAGCACTCCCTCAATATTTCGTCGTTTGTCGGACTGATTCTTGTTGTCGGTATTACAGCGGAAAACGCGTTTCTCGTCGCATGGAAATTCAAGGAGACCCGGGGAAGATTAAGAGAGCGACTGGAAGCATCCTTGAATGACCGTTTCATTCCTTTGGTCATGACTCATCTTGCAACCTTTGGCGCCTTGCTCCCGCTCGCCGTGGGACAAGGAGCAGGTCTTGATATGGAGCGCTCTCTCGCCGTTGCCGTCTTGGGTGGACTGGCAGGTTCTTTTCTGTCCTCCACCTTTCTCATTCCATCTTTGCTGAATGTATTCGAAAGGGAGGGGCACGTTCCGGAGAGGGAGGAAATGTCTTGA
- a CDS encoding helix-turn-helix domain-containing protein: MTDSSSARDSLSNFQVVRVYTLSEELFKNVSELGRVAPYQFHWKTVMEMGAVSKGLILVDTGTMEIDIAGEMKEGLLLFGKGEDLLRRWKDFLDQTFSVECSPEGFEEFLRWRIRPVLERSCEWPGGVFNFFQEILSSVLISEALLLTGGNRQKTAQILGISRNTLRNRMQDKEVIKK, from the coding sequence ATGACGGACTCTTCTTCAGCAAGGGATTCTCTCTCAAATTTTCAGGTTGTCCGCGTCTATACACTTTCGGAAGAACTGTTTAAAAATGTGTCTGAACTTGGAAGGGTTGCTCCTTATCAGTTTCACTGGAAAACTGTCATGGAGATGGGAGCTGTGTCGAAAGGCTTGATTCTGGTGGATACAGGAACAATGGAGATCGATATTGCCGGAGAAATGAAGGAAGGCCTCTTGCTTTTCGGTAAGGGAGAGGATCTCCTTCGGAGATGGAAGGATTTCCTCGACCAGACCTTTTCGGTTGAATGCTCCCCGGAAGGATTTGAGGAGTTTTTGAGATGGCGAATACGACCTGTTTTGGAGCGATCTTGCGAATGGCCTGGGGGAGTCTTTAACTTTTTTCAGGAAATTCTCTCCTCGGTCCTGATTTCGGAAGCGTTACTCTTGACCGGAGGGAACCGTCAGAAGACCGCCCAAATTTTGGGAATAAGCCGCAATACCCTCAGAAATCGCATGCAGGATAAGGAAGTTATAAAAAAATAA
- a CDS encoding efflux RND transporter periplasmic adaptor subunit, translating to MKSRLCYRVPILPVIMSTISCLVLLGSCSRKPESFSSSPSLAKIPVKTVLVRPGTLQSFRSIPGRVTFDPHYYRRVMARVSAISTVRLRAFPGDHVRKGEVVAVLKSPDFLTAESELVSILNNRGGRLTPHDSLLALAKSKLVYMGASDQEIHRLLETRKPVDRYEVRSPIDGTIVKTGEMEGSQVHPGDVLFEVSDLRHLWVKAFIYPGEEGHITKKSPVWIQTLHDPDRMVPARIKEVSPMVDPMTRTIPIRIALSNQDLLLEPDLWVSVLIPRPSFGTKTSFIVPSGSIFESRTGHLTVIVRDITGQFRRVRVVLGATDRGQTAVFGKFRSGDQAVTVGLDRVRALVKKGPSPPA from the coding sequence TTGAAAAGCCGCTTGTGTTATCGGGTACCCATTTTACCTGTCATCATGTCCACGATTTCGTGTCTTGTTCTTCTGGGAAGCTGTTCCCGAAAGCCGGAAAGTTTTTCATCCAGTCCCTCTTTGGCAAAGATTCCAGTCAAAACAGTTCTGGTCAGACCGGGAACCCTTCAATCCTTCCGATCCATTCCCGGGAGGGTTACATTTGATCCGCATTATTATCGCAGGGTCATGGCCCGGGTCTCTGCAATTTCAACGGTACGTTTACGGGCTTTTCCGGGTGATCACGTCCGGAAAGGAGAGGTTGTCGCTGTTCTGAAGAGCCCGGACTTTCTGACGGCAGAATCAGAGCTTGTCAGCATTCTCAACAATCGTGGTGGCCGTCTGACACCGCATGACAGTCTTCTGGCGTTGGCCAAGTCAAAGCTGGTTTATATGGGGGCATCGGATCAAGAGATTCATCGCTTGCTGGAAACGAGGAAACCGGTCGATCGCTATGAGGTACGATCCCCCATCGACGGGACAATTGTGAAAACAGGAGAAATGGAGGGGAGTCAGGTCCATCCCGGGGATGTCCTGTTTGAGGTGTCGGATCTTCGCCACCTCTGGGTCAAGGCCTTCATTTATCCCGGAGAAGAAGGTCATATCACAAAAAAAAGTCCGGTTTGGATTCAGACGCTTCATGATCCCGACCGCATGGTTCCGGCAAGGATCAAGGAAGTCTCGCCCATGGTTGATCCCATGACACGGACGATTCCTATCCGGATTGCCCTTTCGAATCAGGACTTACTGCTTGAACCGGATTTGTGGGTCTCCGTTCTGATTCCGCGTCCATCCTTTGGAACGAAGACAAGTTTCATCGTTCCCTCCGGCTCGATTTTTGAAAGCCGTACGGGCCACTTGACGGTCATCGTCCGTGATATAACGGGTCAGTTTCGTCGAGTCCGGGTTGTTTTGGGAGCAACTGACCGTGGCCAAACGGCTGTTTTCGGAAAATTCCGGTCCGGGGATCAGGCAGTCACTGTCGGGTTGGATCGAGTCAGGGCTCTTGTGAAGAAAGGGCCTTCTCCCCCTGCCTGA
- a CDS encoding HU family DNA-binding protein: MKKAELVDKIAASAKITKSQANDALNAALETIKKALKKDGEKVTLVGFGTFSTVKRKARTGRNPRTGKEIKIPAMRVPKFSAGKAFKGAIK, from the coding sequence GTGAAGAAAGCAGAACTGGTGGACAAGATTGCAGCATCCGCCAAGATCACAAAGTCCCAGGCCAATGATGCCCTCAATGCAGCACTTGAGACCATCAAGAAGGCGTTGAAGAAAGACGGGGAAAAAGTGACTCTGGTAGGGTTTGGAACTTTTTCGACTGTCAAGCGCAAAGCACGGACCGGCCGTAATCCCAGAACCGGTAAAGAAATCAAGATTCCTGCCATGCGGGTTCCCAAGTTTTCCGCAGGAAAAGCCTTCAAGGGTGCTATAAAGTAA